The [Flavobacterium] thermophilum genome has a segment encoding these proteins:
- a CDS encoding Transposase gives MNVQVKKVYRNSYLNIISALFKKLGLPQLIGHLVPVDPQCQTRVSDAVQAILYNVFDGRQALVHLEHWAQEVDCEKLIRPDLHPSWLNDDALARHLDRLYEAGIHNVISTCLIHIYRKEGLSLRAFHADTTDKTVYGAYESASLEALQITHGYNRHHRWQKQIGFGLVGNEDGIPFYGDVHDGNLPDKTWNPEVLSRVHEQLKQAKIEDEWIYVADSAAMTKDTLAQTKAANAFLITRGPSSLRIVKTALAEADAEDTTWSDPFTLAERNGATYRVWETASTYEGHPVRLIVVESSALDQRKGKTLEKERTKEAELLREEQARWERHPFSCREDAEQALASLKASLRPRFHRVEASVEEIVRLKKRRGRPKKGAEPEVETLYFLHLDVEFDQDAWEQARRKASRFVLVTTVPKEWKGQPMDAQEILKLYKGQISVEMNFAFLKDPFFTDEIYVKKPERVAVLGYLFLLALAIYRVFQRRVRQFITPEHPLKGPGGRKLTWPTGQAIFQLFQYVNVILLELPDGRIQRSLDRSLTPDQRRILQGLGMDESIYV, from the coding sequence ATGAACGTTCAAGTCAAAAAGGTCTATCGCAATTCTTATTTGAATATAATAAGTGCCCTATTCAAGAAACTGGGTCTGCCTCAATTGATTGGCCATCTCGTGCCCGTCGATCCGCAGTGCCAAACGCGAGTCAGCGATGCCGTTCAGGCCATCCTCTACAATGTGTTTGACGGCCGGCAAGCCCTTGTTCACTTGGAACATTGGGCTCAGGAGGTCGATTGTGAGAAACTCATCCGTCCCGATCTCCATCCTTCCTGGTTGAACGACGATGCGTTGGCCCGTCATCTCGATCGCCTGTATGAGGCTGGCATTCACAACGTCATCAGCACTTGCTTGATTCATATTTATCGAAAAGAAGGCCTTTCCCTCCGAGCCTTCCACGCCGATACGACGGACAAGACCGTTTACGGCGCGTATGAATCGGCCTCGTTAGAGGCCTTACAAATCACACATGGCTACAACCGCCATCATCGTTGGCAAAAACAGATCGGTTTCGGACTGGTCGGCAACGAGGACGGCATCCCGTTTTACGGCGATGTGCACGATGGCAACCTGCCCGATAAAACATGGAATCCCGAGGTGCTGTCTCGTGTCCATGAACAGCTGAAGCAGGCCAAAATCGAAGACGAATGGATTTACGTGGCCGATTCCGCCGCGATGACAAAAGACACTCTGGCGCAAACCAAAGCGGCCAACGCCTTTTTGATCACCCGAGGCCCTTCGTCGCTCCGGATCGTGAAAACCGCGCTGGCCGAAGCGGATGCTGAGGACACGACGTGGAGCGATCCCTTTACGTTGGCGGAGAGAAACGGCGCCACGTATCGGGTATGGGAAACGGCCTCGACGTATGAAGGCCACCCCGTTCGGCTGATCGTTGTTGAATCGAGCGCGCTCGACCAGCGAAAAGGAAAGACGCTTGAAAAAGAACGAACCAAAGAAGCGGAGCTTCTTCGCGAGGAACAAGCCCGTTGGGAGCGTCACCCCTTCTCCTGCCGGGAAGATGCCGAACAAGCCTTGGCGTCCCTCAAGGCGTCCCTTCGCCCCCGGTTTCATCGGGTTGAGGCCTCGGTCGAAGAGATCGTACGCCTGAAAAAACGGCGCGGACGGCCGAAAAAAGGGGCGGAACCCGAGGTGGAGACGCTGTATTTCTTGCACCTTGACGTCGAATTCGACCAAGACGCGTGGGAACAGGCGAGACGGAAAGCGTCCCGGTTTGTCCTTGTCACGACCGTTCCGAAGGAATGGAAGGGCCAACCCATGGATGCCCAAGAGATCTTGAAGCTGTATAAAGGGCAGATCTCGGTGGAAATGAACTTCGCTTTTTTGAAAGATCCGTTTTTCACGGATGAGATTTACGTCAAAAAACCAGAACGGGTCGCAGTATTAGGCTATTTGTTTCTGTTGGCCTTGGCTATTTACCGCGTTTTTCAGCGCCGAGTGCGTCAGTTTATTACTCCAGAACACCCGTTGAAGGGTCCTGGAGGCCGCAAGCTGACCTGGCCGACGGGACAGGCGATTTTTCAGCTGTTTCAATATGTGAACGTCATCCTGCTGGAGCTGCCGGATGGGCGCATCCAACGCTCACTGGATCGCTCCCTTACCCCTGATCAGCGAAGGATTCTGCAGGGATTGGGCATGGATGAGAGCATCTACGTGTAA
- a CDS encoding carbamoyl phosphate synthase-like protein, which yields MKQVLIITNSKDLTADYIIDKYSDRVDFFRLNTDRFSDYDITITKEGAFIEYKDQTSGIYTNLCHALYFRKITLPPLDEYDKKYWNLMQREIITVIDGLAEITGNIALTRPSILRRADNKIVQLKLAKELGFNIPDSLISNSNQHASKFCSMNKRSIVKPLSVGRIIEDHKVTYIQTNEVNNNKEILGLELSPSYFQSYQEKDFEVRLTIVNGNFFGVKIVSTNKIDWRKQDAKISYSQIDVPEDVANKCIKMMNKLNINFAAFDFIVKDGKYYFLELNANGQWLWLEEKLNLGISAAIVNYLIGEDFNVK from the coding sequence ATGAAACAAGTGTTAATAATCACAAACTCAAAAGATCTAACAGCTGATTATATTATTGATAAATATTCTGATAGAGTAGACTTTTTCAGACTGAATACAGATCGTTTCTCAGATTATGATATTACCATAACTAAAGAAGGGGCTTTTATTGAATATAAAGATCAAACATCTGGAATATATACAAATTTATGTCACGCATTGTACTTTAGAAAAATCACTTTACCTCCATTGGATGAATATGATAAAAAATATTGGAATTTAATGCAACGAGAAATTATAACCGTTATAGATGGACTAGCTGAAATTACAGGGAATATTGCTTTAACAAGACCGTCAATCCTTCGTCGTGCTGACAATAAAATAGTACAGTTAAAGCTAGCTAAAGAGCTTGGTTTCAATATTCCAGACTCATTAATTTCAAATTCAAATCAGCATGCTTCTAAATTTTGTTCTATGAACAAAAGGTCTATAGTAAAACCACTATCAGTTGGTCGGATAATAGAAGATCACAAAGTGACTTATATCCAAACAAATGAAGTGAATAATAACAAGGAAATATTAGGACTGGAACTTTCCCCATCATACTTCCAATCTTATCAAGAAAAAGATTTTGAGGTTAGACTTACTATTGTTAATGGCAACTTTTTTGGTGTGAAAATAGTCTCAACAAACAAAATAGATTGGAGAAAGCAAGATGCGAAAATATCATATAGCCAAATTGATGTGCCTGAAGATGTTGCAAACAAATGTATAAAAATGATGAATAAGTTAAATATTAATTTCGCAGCTTTCGATTTTATAGTAAAGGATGGAAAATATTACTTTTTAGAACTAAACGCAAATGGTCAATGGCTTTGGTTGGAAGAAAAATTAAACTTAGGTATTTCTGCTGCAATAGTAAACTATTTAATAGGGGAAGATTTTAATGTTAAATAA